One genomic window of Stenotrophomonas lactitubi includes the following:
- a CDS encoding benzoate/H(+) symporter BenE family transporter, which translates to MDTQKRQGWWRDLSMPAIVAGFITVLVGFASSAVIVFQAAQAVGADQAHIASWMWALGLGMGVTCIGLSLRYRVPVITAWSTPGAAMLVVGAGGASLSEATGAFLLAAVLGMLAGFSGVFARLMKRVPMALAAGMLAGVLLRFGLDVFVAMNTQRVLALAMFATWLLGRRLFPRYAVIATLLVGIAIAASQGLLHAQQVHLQLAVPQWVTPSLSWTAMVGIALPLFVVTMASQNIPGVAVMRASGYDAPVSPVIGWIGVVNTLLAPFGAYALNLAAITAAICMGRDAHEDPARRYTAAMAAGAFYIVIGLFGATVAALFAAFPKELVACVAGIALFGTIGNSLASALAVERDREAALVTFLVTASGMTLAGIGSAFWGLVAGTLCLWVLRPRQAS; encoded by the coding sequence ATGGACACGCAGAAACGACAGGGATGGTGGCGCGATCTTTCGATGCCGGCGATCGTCGCCGGCTTCATCACCGTGCTGGTCGGCTTTGCCAGTTCGGCGGTGATCGTGTTCCAGGCCGCGCAGGCCGTTGGTGCCGACCAGGCGCACATCGCCTCATGGATGTGGGCCCTGGGGCTGGGCATGGGCGTGACCTGCATCGGCCTGTCGCTGCGCTACCGCGTCCCGGTGATCACCGCATGGTCGACGCCGGGTGCGGCGATGCTGGTCGTCGGTGCCGGTGGCGCGTCTCTGTCTGAAGCCACCGGTGCGTTCCTGCTGGCGGCGGTGCTGGGCATGCTCGCGGGCTTCTCCGGGGTGTTCGCCCGGCTGATGAAGCGCGTGCCCATGGCCTTGGCCGCGGGCATGCTGGCCGGTGTGCTGCTGCGCTTCGGCCTGGACGTGTTCGTGGCAATGAACACCCAGCGCGTGCTGGCGTTGGCCATGTTCGCTACCTGGCTGCTGGGCCGCCGCCTGTTCCCCCGTTATGCGGTGATCGCCACTCTGCTGGTCGGCATCGCCATCGCCGCCAGCCAGGGTCTGCTGCATGCACAACAGGTGCACCTGCAGCTGGCCGTACCGCAATGGGTCACTCCTTCGCTGTCGTGGACGGCGATGGTCGGTATCGCCCTACCCCTGTTCGTGGTCACCATGGCCTCGCAGAACATCCCCGGTGTGGCGGTGATGCGCGCCTCCGGCTATGACGCACCGGTGTCGCCGGTGATCGGCTGGATCGGCGTGGTCAACACGCTGCTGGCACCCTTCGGCGCCTACGCACTGAACCTGGCAGCCATCACCGCGGCGATCTGCATGGGCCGTGATGCCCACGAGGATCCGGCACGGCGCTACACGGCGGCGATGGCGGCCGGCGCCTTCTATATCGTCATCGGCCTGTTCGGGGCCACCGTAGCGGCCCTGTTCGCTGCCTTCCCCAAGGAACTCGTGGCCTGCGTGGCCGGTATCGCCCTGTTCGGCACCATCGGCAACAGCCTGGCCAGTGCATTGGCAGTGGAGCGCGACCGCGAGGCCGCGCTGGTCACCTTCCTGGTGACCGCCTCGGGGATGACACTGGCCGGTATTGGTTCTGCGTTCTGGGGCCTGGTCGCCGGGACGCTCTGCCTGTGGGTGCTGCGGCCGCGGCAGGCCAGCTGA
- a CDS encoding DUF2628 domain-containing protein, with amino-acid sequence MQEAQWYYARNGKSEGPVDLAGLQRLQQDGVITGHTLLWCEGMAGWQPLQSLQSTAAPASAADGVADGPAAPPASEIAVAAASSHDPYRAPTAAATSDVIPLGAGLTGQLGLYAAIVGGNFPIYRKRWRLDQGTANAAGTWHWPGFLFGVIWMMYRKMYRMAAIWVGVLVASSAIEAFIEVPDALSLVINLGLSVTVGVFANSWYLQHCQREIARAQSLSTDNEAAVRSTLAARGDTSVIGAVIAIAVSVTLGIVGAVLAG; translated from the coding sequence ATGCAGGAAGCACAGTGGTACTACGCCCGCAACGGCAAGAGTGAAGGGCCAGTGGACCTGGCTGGCCTGCAGAGGTTGCAGCAGGACGGCGTCATCACCGGCCACACCCTGCTCTGGTGCGAGGGCATGGCTGGCTGGCAGCCGCTGCAGTCGCTGCAGTCGACTGCAGCGCCAGCGTCGGCTGCCGACGGCGTCGCCGATGGCCCGGCAGCACCGCCTGCCAGTGAGATCGCCGTCGCCGCAGCGTCCAGCCATGACCCATACCGCGCACCGACCGCAGCGGCAACGTCCGATGTCATTCCACTGGGCGCCGGACTGACCGGCCAGTTGGGTCTGTATGCAGCCATTGTCGGCGGCAACTTCCCGATCTATCGCAAGCGTTGGCGCCTGGACCAGGGCACCGCGAACGCGGCGGGCACCTGGCACTGGCCGGGGTTCCTGTTTGGCGTGATCTGGATGATGTACCGGAAGATGTACCGCATGGCCGCCATCTGGGTCGGCGTGCTGGTGGCATCCAGCGCGATCGAGGCCTTCATCGAAGTGCCGGATGCCCTGTCGCTGGTGATCAACCTGGGCCTGAGCGTTACCGTGGGTGTCTTCGCCAACAGCTGGTACCTGCAGCATTGCCAGCGGGAGATCGCACGCGCCCAGTCGCTCAGTACGGACAACGAGGCTGCGGTGCGCAGCACGCTGGCAGCACGTGGCGATACCAGCGTGATTGGTGCTGTGATCGCCATCGCCGTGTCCGTCACCCTGGGCATCGTCGGGGCCGTGTTGGCCGGCTGA
- a CDS encoding lytic murein transglycosylase, producing MPILTTLGLAAALAVPAAAPPTAAATADPAFARCMAGLQTTAASQGIAADRFTAITAGLQPDPTVLPLLDAQPEFTTPIWDYLAALVDRQRVDDGRAMLQQHRDLLQRVSAQYGVDPVTIVAVWGVESDYGRVFGKRPLLQSLATLSCAGRRQPFFRGELLALVKLIDKGDLQAQGLTGSWAGAFGHTQFMPSTYARIAVDGDGDGRRDLVGSIPDALASTANYLKRAGWRTGEPWGMEVRVPTGFNAGQAGRTQRRALADWRALGVTGLDGSALAPAGLPADARAALLLPAGNKGPALLVFRNYDAIYSYNAAESYALAIATLADRLRGGNGLVTAWPTDDPGLGRDERRQLQTLLLARGHDIGAADGMIGTASRRAIQVEQRRLGWADADGRAGQRILRALQSGPQAKVPATPTRFSLPTNYSAVQSPAIRSRSSVQQIQGVSSGQFQGLDAWLVETPQATAAISVFGGQLLSFVPKGQPDVMWLSPKRAALPTPIRGGSPVCWPYFGRQGQGDDVPAHGFVRTLPWELQQARRLDDGSIELTLAPPALDNLGLRLTMTVRVGRELRQQLVTENTGKAPATITQALHNYFRVGDASKVDVDGVDGLDYLDKFENYAQSRRQQGPWSLRDPRDPGRSDRIYTQAGGHYVLRDPVLKRRIDIRTEGSRSLVAWNPGADAAAKMADVGDGWRDYVCLEAANAGPDVITIAPGGRHTLVQTLSSASL from the coding sequence ATGCCCATTCTGACCACGCTCGGCCTCGCCGCCGCGCTTGCCGTGCCAGCGGCGGCCCCGCCGACAGCCGCGGCAACCGCTGATCCCGCGTTCGCCCGCTGCATGGCGGGACTGCAGACGACTGCCGCCAGCCAGGGCATTGCCGCTGACCGTTTCACGGCCATCACCGCCGGACTGCAGCCGGATCCCACCGTGCTGCCGCTGCTCGACGCGCAGCCGGAGTTCACCACACCGATCTGGGACTACCTGGCCGCGCTGGTCGATCGCCAGCGCGTGGACGACGGTCGCGCCATGCTGCAGCAGCACCGCGATCTGCTTCAGCGCGTATCGGCGCAGTACGGCGTCGATCCAGTCACCATCGTCGCCGTATGGGGTGTGGAGAGCGACTACGGGCGCGTGTTCGGCAAGCGTCCGCTGCTGCAGTCGCTGGCCACGCTGTCCTGTGCCGGCCGAAGGCAACCTTTCTTCCGCGGCGAACTGCTGGCGCTGGTCAAGCTCATCGACAAGGGTGACCTGCAGGCACAGGGCCTGACCGGTTCCTGGGCCGGTGCCTTCGGCCACACCCAGTTCATGCCCAGCACCTACGCACGCATTGCCGTTGATGGTGACGGCGATGGCCGCCGCGATCTGGTCGGCAGCATTCCCGATGCATTGGCTTCCACCGCCAACTATCTGAAGCGTGCCGGCTGGCGAACCGGCGAACCCTGGGGCATGGAAGTCCGCGTCCCCACCGGCTTCAACGCCGGCCAGGCCGGCCGCACCCAGCGCCGGGCACTGGCCGACTGGCGCGCATTGGGCGTGACCGGCCTGGACGGCAGCGCGCTGGCGCCGGCCGGCCTGCCCGCCGATGCACGCGCCGCGCTGCTGCTGCCGGCCGGCAACAAGGGCCCGGCGCTGCTGGTGTTCCGCAACTACGACGCGATCTACAGCTACAACGCGGCCGAGAGCTATGCCTTGGCCATCGCCACCCTGGCCGATCGCCTGCGCGGGGGTAATGGACTGGTGACGGCCTGGCCCACCGATGATCCCGGTCTTGGCCGCGACGAGCGCCGCCAGCTGCAGACCCTGCTGCTGGCGCGCGGCCATGACATCGGCGCCGCCGATGGCATGATCGGTACCGCCAGTCGTCGCGCCATCCAGGTCGAGCAGCGCCGGCTCGGTTGGGCCGACGCCGATGGTCGCGCTGGCCAGCGCATTCTGCGCGCGCTGCAGAGCGGACCGCAGGCGAAGGTTCCGGCCACACCCACCCGCTTCAGCCTTCCCACCAACTACAGTGCCGTGCAGTCGCCGGCCATCCGGAGTCGATCCAGCGTGCAACAGATCCAAGGTGTCAGCAGTGGCCAGTTCCAGGGACTCGATGCCTGGCTGGTGGAAACCCCGCAGGCAACCGCCGCGATCAGCGTGTTCGGCGGTCAACTGCTCTCGTTCGTGCCCAAGGGCCAACCCGATGTGATGTGGCTCTCGCCCAAGCGCGCGGCACTGCCTACGCCCATCCGTGGCGGCAGCCCGGTGTGCTGGCCGTACTTCGGCCGCCAGGGGCAGGGCGACGACGTGCCGGCCCATGGCTTCGTGCGCACCTTGCCCTGGGAACTGCAGCAGGCGCGCCGCCTCGACGATGGCAGCATCGAACTGACCCTGGCCCCGCCTGCGTTGGACAATCTCGGCCTGCGTCTGACCATGACCGTCCGTGTCGGCCGTGAACTGCGCCAGCAGCTGGTTACTGAGAACACCGGCAAGGCCCCGGCCACCATCACCCAGGCGCTGCACAACTACTTCCGTGTCGGTGACGCCAGCAAGGTGGACGTCGACGGCGTCGATGGCCTCGACTACCTCGACAAGTTCGAGAACTACGCCCAGTCTCGCCGCCAGCAGGGCCCCTGGTCGCTGCGTGATCCGCGTGATCCGGGCCGCAGCGACCGCATCTATACCCAGGCCGGCGGGCACTATGTGCTGCGCGACCCGGTGCTCAAGCGCCGCATCGACATCCGCACCGAAGGCAGCCGCTCGCTGGTGGCATGGAACCCTGGCGCCGACGCTGCCGCGAAGATGGCCGATGTCGGCGACGGTTGGCGCGACTACGTCTGCCTGGAAGCCGCCAACGCCGGGCCCGATGTGATCACCATCGCTCCCGGCGGTCGCCACACGCTGGTGCAGACGCTGTCCAGCGCATCCCTGTAA
- the egtD gene encoding L-histidine N(alpha)-methyltransferase — translation MSTVQDALQALTDLTPGRQQILADAVAGLSHASRQLPSKYFYDARGSRLFEQITHTREYYPTRTELALLDRVLPQIAQAVGPRVHVVELGSGSGRKTARLLAALQDPVAYTPIEISRTALLSSIDHLAPALPDVEMLPVCADFTRPVQVPVPDRPAARRLLFFPGSTLGNFADEDAIALLRAMRQTMGKDGLALVGIDLHKDPALIEAAYNDADGITAAFTLNLLARLNREVGSDFDLDGFRHQARYSTARLRIETDLVSQREQDVHLDGRTFHFSAGEPIRVEYSHKYTDASFGHLLQQAGLEVVAHWNADHPAYGLRLLRPAP, via the coding sequence ATGAGCACCGTCCAGGACGCGCTGCAGGCGCTGACCGACCTTACCCCCGGCCGCCAGCAGATCCTTGCCGACGCCGTGGCGGGGTTGTCGCACGCCTCACGCCAGTTGCCTTCCAAGTATTTCTACGACGCGCGCGGCTCGCGCTTGTTCGAGCAGATCACCCACACCCGCGAGTACTACCCCACACGCACCGAGCTGGCCCTGCTGGATCGGGTACTGCCGCAGATCGCGCAGGCGGTGGGGCCGCGCGTACATGTGGTGGAACTGGGTAGTGGCAGCGGCCGCAAGACCGCCCGCCTGCTGGCCGCTCTGCAGGATCCGGTGGCCTATACCCCCATCGAGATCTCGCGCACGGCGCTGTTGTCCAGCATCGACCACCTGGCACCGGCGCTGCCGGACGTGGAAATGCTGCCGGTGTGTGCCGACTTCACCCGGCCGGTGCAGGTTCCCGTGCCGGACCGGCCTGCCGCGCGCCGGCTGCTGTTCTTCCCGGGCTCCACGCTGGGCAACTTCGCTGATGAGGACGCGATCGCGCTGCTGCGCGCGATGCGGCAGACGATGGGCAAGGACGGCCTGGCGCTGGTCGGTATCGACCTGCACAAGGACCCGGCACTGATCGAGGCCGCCTACAACGATGCCGACGGCATCACCGCCGCCTTCACCCTGAACCTGCTGGCGCGCCTCAACCGCGAGGTCGGCAGCGATTTCGATCTCGACGGCTTCCGTCACCAGGCCCGTTACAGCACTGCGCGCCTGCGCATCGAAACCGACCTGGTCAGCCAGCGCGAGCAGGACGTCCATCTCGATGGCCGCACCTTCCATTTCAGCGCGGGCGAACCGATCCGCGTGGAGTACAGCCACAAGTACACCGACGCCAGCTTCGGCCATCTGCTGCAGCAGGCAGGGCTGGAGGTGGTGGCGCACTGGAACGCTGACCATCCTGCGTACGGCCTGCGTCTGCTGCGCCCCGCACCATAG